The Bombus huntii isolate Logan2020A chromosome 11, iyBomHunt1.1, whole genome shotgun sequence genome includes a window with the following:
- the LOC126870827 gene encoding period circadian protein isoform X7: MGRYVQEEQNITTRIFVGCIQEEVAIELVDATDPGEHNGDNVTDVEVGLASRTNPLDDSASQANEGFCAVISMHDGLVLYTTPSICTALGYPKDAWIGRSFIDYVHPKDKATLADQISSSIVSPQEDRPKGINGRRASLFCGLRKFTRSVIHQSIDQHKAARSNFYLPFHLTLSFRDFRDRATEQQHKAMFLVVTAQPVHSAYKAPEETIISSVFTTRHTATCYLSHVDPDVVQYFGYLPQDMVGRSLFDFYHPEDLPFIKDIYETVIKLEGASFRSKPYRFGVQNGGYVVLETEWSSFINPWTKKLEFVVGQHRVLKGPANPDIFRLPCATEYGQLANISEEVLKEAKIIQGEIRTLLDENIQRKSDITELDVSKRCKDLASFMENLLQETRTPGLGKDVLATDDRSFSGSRNPLLQEHDSVMLGEISPHREYYDSKSSTETPPSYNQLNYNENIERFFKSKPPVATMYGSDEENINSSNDEGEKTSPNSAVRKCMSPINGSGGSGSGSAENLSSGSNNQTSSASRGNTSNTTSTESFKPPTLTESLLNRHNEDMEKLMMQKHRELRSSIKASDKLKDSRIKTTEKMSTDTNMHFISQGHGVKRSGSHSWEGDSFKVSKHDEVSRTSTAGQFPTNVTTTVTSMSVDQSTVIQKGANINLWQPLSVTVPPASPAQPHNVPQNTNSQAIPRVPILPPMIPVYYIPVPQTNDPAVLSSLQEKLSPPHSMQPPQPNPYMFVPVSYVTTAMAGVIYPPVIGAPSAGMMYRPFLIPEQTSVTRENNQSIMNKCSDRKRPASQATSVKAEPGSSMAMSESSKKVLSPGELFSSCVSNDGGCSSLVDAPTPVNQKIHKQNDYSVDESSSSSFYSSFLYKSSDSSCNPDQKPTEYLPEESMMKQHYGKRRKEPPWLEGVQLTPELIYEYQIHPKTLNEVLQADMDALKNFNQPLLVNDQLGQLYLDLEVEGFETKLVLEDGITSSGSDSGSSSGSWTAGTMSQQKHRRRMVKYGKLVMIHEENAPLPPALPPQSVPCQQL, encoded by the exons ATGGGCAGGTATGTCCAAGAAGAACAGAATATAACGACGAGAATTTTTGTTGGATGTATACAAGAAGAAGTAGCCATAGAATTGGTGGATGCAACGGATCCCGGCGAGCACAACGGCGATAACGTCACAGATGTGGAAGTAGGACTTGCTTCTCGTACGAATCCTCTGGATGATTCCGCCTCTCAAGCCAAT GAGGGATTTTGCGCGGTGATTTCGATGCATGATGGCCTCGTGTTGTATACGACTCCCTCGATATGCACAGCTCTAGGATACCCCAAGGACGCATGGATTGGCCGATCTTTCATTGACTATGTACACCCCAAGGATAAAGCTACACTGGCCGATCAGATTTCAAGCAGTATAGTGTCGCCTCAAGAAGATAGACCGAaag GTATTAACGGTAGAAGGGCAAGTTTATTCTGCGGGTTACGAAAGTTTACGAGATCGGTCATTCACCAGTCCATTGATCAGCATAAGGCGGCGAGGTCGAATTTCTACCTTCCGTTTCACTTGACCTTATCGTTCAGGGATTTTCGAGACCGTGCTACTGAACAGCAACACAAAGCAATGTTCCTGGTGGTTACTGCCCAACCTGTTCATTCTGCATATAAAG CGCCAGAAGAAACGATAATATCTTCGGTATTCACGACCCGCCATACTGCGACCTGCTACCTATCTCATGTCGATCCCGACGTAGTCCAATACTTTGGCTATCTACCTCAGGATATGGTTGGCCGTTCGCTATTCGACTTCTACCATCCCGAGGATCTGCCCTTCATCAAAGACATCTATGAGACT GTGATCAAGCTCGAAGGTGCCTCCTTCAGATCGAAACCCTACAGGTTCGGAGTGCAGAACGGAGGCTACGTCGTCCTCGAAACAGAGTGGTCGTCCTTTATCAATCCCTGGACGAAAAAACTAGAGTTTGTCGTAGGTCAACACAGGGTACTGAAAGGTCCAGCAAATCCTGATATCTTTCGCTTGCCATGCGCAACCGAGTACGGTCAATTGGCTAATATTAGCGAGGAGGTGCTAAAAGAGGCCAAGATCATACAAGGAGAGATACGTACACTTCTTGACGAG AACATCCAAAGAAAGTCAGATATAACCGAGCTTGATGTGTCAAAGAGGTGCAAGGACCTTGCGTCCTTCATGGAAAATCTGCTACAAGAGACGAGGACGCCCGGTCTTGGGAAAGATGTGCTCGCTACCGACGACAGGAGTTTTTCG GGATCACGCAATCCCTTGTTACAGGAGCACGACAGCGTGATGCTTGGTGAGATTTCGCCCCATCGCGAGTACTACGACAGTAAATCGTCCACTGAGACACCACCAAGTTACAATCAGCTCAACTACAacgaaaatattgaaagattTTTTAAGAGTAAGCCACCGGTTGCCACCATGTATGGCAGTGATGAAGAGAATATTAATTCCAGCAACGATGAAGGTGAAAAGACAAGCCCGAATTCAGCAG TGAGAAAATGCATGTCACCGATAAACGGAAGCGGTGGGAGCGGCAGTGGTAGCGCAGAAAATCTAAGCAGTGGTTCGAACAATCAAACAAGCTCAGCGAGTAGAGGCAATACGTCGAATACAACTAGCACGGAAAGTTTCAAACCTCCAACGTTGACAGAGTCGTTGCTCAATCGTCACAATGAGGATATGGAAAAGTTGATGATGCAGAAGCATCGGGAACTTCGATCTAGCATTAAGGCCAGCGACAAATTGAAGGATTCCCGAATAAAAACCACCGAGAAAATGTCGACGGACACGAACATGCATTTTATTAGTCAAGGTCATGGAGTTAAGAGAAGCGGAAGCCATAGCTGGGAAGGAGACAGTTTTAAA gtTTCAAAGCATGACGAGGTGTCAAGAACAAGTACCGCGGGTCAATTCCCTACGAATGTCACGACGACAGTTACAAGCATGAGCGTCGATCAATCTACCGTAATTCAAAAAGGTGCCAACATCAATTTGTGGCAACCTTTATCGGTTACTGTGCCCCCTGCCTCACCTGCTCAACCACACAATGTGCCACAAAA CACGAATTCACAAGCAATACCCAGAGTACCAATACTGCCGCCAATGATACCAGTGTATTATATTCCCGTACCACAAACTAATGATCCTGCAGTTTTATCATCTCTACAAGAGAAACTTAGTCCGCCTCATTCAATGCAACCCCCACAACCAAATCCTTATA TGTTTGTGCCAGTTTCATATGTGACGACGGCGATGGCCGGTGTCATTTATCCTCCAGTAATAGGTGCCCCGTCAGCGGGCATGATGTACAGACCATTCTTGATTCCCGAACAAACATCAGTCACGCGTGAAAATAATCAGTCTATAATGAACAAATGCTCCGATCGAAAACGTCCAGCGAGCCAAGCAACAAGCGTAAAAGCTGAACCGGGTAGCAGTATGGCTATGTCAGAATCTTCTAAAAAA GTACTATCACCCGGTGAATTATTCTCTTCTTGTGTGAGCAATGACGGAGGTTGCTCGAGCTTAGTGGATGCACCAACGCCAGTGAATCAAAAGATCCACAAACAAAACGACTACTCCGTAGACGAATCGAGCTCGTCTAGTTTTTACAGTAGTTTCCTATATAAGAGCAGTGATAGCAGCTGCAATCCAGATCAAAAGCCAACGGAATATTTACCAGAG GAGAGTATGATGAAGCAACATTATggtaaacgaagaaaagagcCACCGTGGCTCGAAGGTGTTCAATTAACTCCAGAATTAATATACGAGTATCAAATACATCCCAAAACTCTGAACGAAGTACTTCAAGCAGACATGGATGccttaaaaaatttcaatcaaCCCCTTTTGGTTAACGATCAATTGGGTCAGCTTTATTTGGACTTAGAGGTCGAGGGGTTCGAAACGAAGCTTGTTCTCGAAGATGGGATTACTTCTAGTGGTAGTGACAGTGGAAGTAGCAGCGGAAGTTGGACGGCTGGCACAATGTCACag CAAAAACATAGAAGGAGAATGGTGAAATACGGTAAACTCGTGATGATTCACGAAGAGAATGCACCATTGCCACCGGCTCTACCACCTCAGTCCGTACCTTGCCAGCAATTATAG
- the LOC126870827 gene encoding period circadian protein isoform X8, which yields MHDGLVLYTTPSICTALGYPKDAWIGRSFIDYVHPKDKATLADQISSSIVSPQEDRPKGINGRRASLFCGLRKFTRSVIHQSIDQHKAARSNFYLPFHLTLSFRDFRDRATEQQHKAMFLVVTAQPVHSAYKAPEETIISSVFTTRHTATCYLSHVDPDVVQYFGYLPQDMVGRSLFDFYHPEDLPFIKDIYETVIKLEGASFRSKPYRFGVQNGGYVVLETEWSSFINPWTKKLEFVVGQHRVLKGPANPDIFRLPCATEYGQLANISEEVLKEAKIIQGEIRTLLDENIQRKSDITELDVSKRCKDLASFMENLLQETRTPGLGKDVLATDDRSFSGSRNPLLQEHDSVMLGEISPHREYYDSKSSTETPPSYNQLNYNENIERFFKSKPPVATMYGSDEENINSSNDEGEKTSPNSAVRKCMSPINGSGGSGSGSAENLSSGSNNQTSSASRGNTSNTTSTESFKPPTLTESLLNRHNEDMEKLMMQKHRELRSSIKASDKLKDSRIKTTEKMSTDTNMHFISQGHGVKRSGSHSWEGDSFKVSKHDEVSRTSTAGQFPTNVTTTVTSMSVDQSTVIQKGANINLWQPLSVTVPPASPAQPHNVPQNTNSQAIPRVPILPPMIPVYYIPVPQTNDPAVLSSLQEKLSPPHSMQPPQPNPYMFVPVSYVTTAMAGVIYPPVIGAPSAGMMYRPFLIPEQTSVTRENNQSIMNKCSDRKRPASQATSVKAEPGSSMAMSESSKKVLSPGELFSSCVSNDGGCSSLVDAPTPVNQKIHKQNDYSVDESSSSSFYSSFLYKSSDSSCNPDQKPTEYLPEESMMKQHYGKRRKEPPWLEGVQLTPELIYEYQIHPKTLNEVLQADMDALKNFNQPLLVNDQLGQLYLDLEVEGFETKLVLEDGITSSGSDSGSSSGSWTAGTMSQQKHRRRMVKYGKLVMIHEENAPLPPALPPQSVPCQQL from the exons ATGCATGATGGCCTCGTGTTGTATACGACTCCCTCGATATGCACAGCTCTAGGATACCCCAAGGACGCATGGATTGGCCGATCTTTCATTGACTATGTACACCCCAAGGATAAAGCTACACTGGCCGATCAGATTTCAAGCAGTATAGTGTCGCCTCAAGAAGATAGACCGAaag GTATTAACGGTAGAAGGGCAAGTTTATTCTGCGGGTTACGAAAGTTTACGAGATCGGTCATTCACCAGTCCATTGATCAGCATAAGGCGGCGAGGTCGAATTTCTACCTTCCGTTTCACTTGACCTTATCGTTCAGGGATTTTCGAGACCGTGCTACTGAACAGCAACACAAAGCAATGTTCCTGGTGGTTACTGCCCAACCTGTTCATTCTGCATATAAAG CGCCAGAAGAAACGATAATATCTTCGGTATTCACGACCCGCCATACTGCGACCTGCTACCTATCTCATGTCGATCCCGACGTAGTCCAATACTTTGGCTATCTACCTCAGGATATGGTTGGCCGTTCGCTATTCGACTTCTACCATCCCGAGGATCTGCCCTTCATCAAAGACATCTATGAGACT GTGATCAAGCTCGAAGGTGCCTCCTTCAGATCGAAACCCTACAGGTTCGGAGTGCAGAACGGAGGCTACGTCGTCCTCGAAACAGAGTGGTCGTCCTTTATCAATCCCTGGACGAAAAAACTAGAGTTTGTCGTAGGTCAACACAGGGTACTGAAAGGTCCAGCAAATCCTGATATCTTTCGCTTGCCATGCGCAACCGAGTACGGTCAATTGGCTAATATTAGCGAGGAGGTGCTAAAAGAGGCCAAGATCATACAAGGAGAGATACGTACACTTCTTGACGAG AACATCCAAAGAAAGTCAGATATAACCGAGCTTGATGTGTCAAAGAGGTGCAAGGACCTTGCGTCCTTCATGGAAAATCTGCTACAAGAGACGAGGACGCCCGGTCTTGGGAAAGATGTGCTCGCTACCGACGACAGGAGTTTTTCG GGATCACGCAATCCCTTGTTACAGGAGCACGACAGCGTGATGCTTGGTGAGATTTCGCCCCATCGCGAGTACTACGACAGTAAATCGTCCACTGAGACACCACCAAGTTACAATCAGCTCAACTACAacgaaaatattgaaagattTTTTAAGAGTAAGCCACCGGTTGCCACCATGTATGGCAGTGATGAAGAGAATATTAATTCCAGCAACGATGAAGGTGAAAAGACAAGCCCGAATTCAGCAG TGAGAAAATGCATGTCACCGATAAACGGAAGCGGTGGGAGCGGCAGTGGTAGCGCAGAAAATCTAAGCAGTGGTTCGAACAATCAAACAAGCTCAGCGAGTAGAGGCAATACGTCGAATACAACTAGCACGGAAAGTTTCAAACCTCCAACGTTGACAGAGTCGTTGCTCAATCGTCACAATGAGGATATGGAAAAGTTGATGATGCAGAAGCATCGGGAACTTCGATCTAGCATTAAGGCCAGCGACAAATTGAAGGATTCCCGAATAAAAACCACCGAGAAAATGTCGACGGACACGAACATGCATTTTATTAGTCAAGGTCATGGAGTTAAGAGAAGCGGAAGCCATAGCTGGGAAGGAGACAGTTTTAAA gtTTCAAAGCATGACGAGGTGTCAAGAACAAGTACCGCGGGTCAATTCCCTACGAATGTCACGACGACAGTTACAAGCATGAGCGTCGATCAATCTACCGTAATTCAAAAAGGTGCCAACATCAATTTGTGGCAACCTTTATCGGTTACTGTGCCCCCTGCCTCACCTGCTCAACCACACAATGTGCCACAAAA CACGAATTCACAAGCAATACCCAGAGTACCAATACTGCCGCCAATGATACCAGTGTATTATATTCCCGTACCACAAACTAATGATCCTGCAGTTTTATCATCTCTACAAGAGAAACTTAGTCCGCCTCATTCAATGCAACCCCCACAACCAAATCCTTATA TGTTTGTGCCAGTTTCATATGTGACGACGGCGATGGCCGGTGTCATTTATCCTCCAGTAATAGGTGCCCCGTCAGCGGGCATGATGTACAGACCATTCTTGATTCCCGAACAAACATCAGTCACGCGTGAAAATAATCAGTCTATAATGAACAAATGCTCCGATCGAAAACGTCCAGCGAGCCAAGCAACAAGCGTAAAAGCTGAACCGGGTAGCAGTATGGCTATGTCAGAATCTTCTAAAAAA GTACTATCACCCGGTGAATTATTCTCTTCTTGTGTGAGCAATGACGGAGGTTGCTCGAGCTTAGTGGATGCACCAACGCCAGTGAATCAAAAGATCCACAAACAAAACGACTACTCCGTAGACGAATCGAGCTCGTCTAGTTTTTACAGTAGTTTCCTATATAAGAGCAGTGATAGCAGCTGCAATCCAGATCAAAAGCCAACGGAATATTTACCAGAG GAGAGTATGATGAAGCAACATTATggtaaacgaagaaaagagcCACCGTGGCTCGAAGGTGTTCAATTAACTCCAGAATTAATATACGAGTATCAAATACATCCCAAAACTCTGAACGAAGTACTTCAAGCAGACATGGATGccttaaaaaatttcaatcaaCCCCTTTTGGTTAACGATCAATTGGGTCAGCTTTATTTGGACTTAGAGGTCGAGGGGTTCGAAACGAAGCTTGTTCTCGAAGATGGGATTACTTCTAGTGGTAGTGACAGTGGAAGTAGCAGCGGAAGTTGGACGGCTGGCACAATGTCACag CAAAAACATAGAAGGAGAATGGTGAAATACGGTAAACTCGTGATGATTCACGAAGAGAATGCACCATTGCCACCGGCTCTACCACCTCAGTCCGTACCTTGCCAGCAATTATAG